Proteins from one Nilaparvata lugens isolate BPH chromosome 10, ASM1435652v1, whole genome shotgun sequence genomic window:
- the LOC111051491 gene encoding probable Bax inhibitor 1 produces MSRATMNSFYSTFNSKLEPDVRHHLKNVYACLSMSTMTAAAGAYVHLYTELFQAGLLTVIAAIGFLFMLMATEDSDKNRKMRLGFLLGFAFFSGMGMGPLLEMAIDINPAIVVTALVSTALIFVSFSIASLTAERGRWLFLGGSLMTLLTGLLVLSLANIFFGSQLIFKAYLYLGLLIMCGFVLYDTQLIIEKRRAGDRDFVAHSVDLFVDLIGIFRRIVIILSEKERQSKRRNND; encoded by the exons ATGAGTAGAGCAACGATGAATTCGTTTTACTCCACGTTCAACTCCAAATT GGAGCCAGATGTGAGGCACCATCTGAAGAATGTGTACGCGTGCTTGTCGATGTCTACGATGACAGCGGCGGCTGGCGCCTACGTGCACCTCTACACCGAACTGTTCCAGGCAGGTCTGCTCACAGTCATCGCCGCCATTGGATTCCTCTTCATGCTCATGGCCACAGAGGACAGTGACAAGAACAGGAAGATGCGGCTTGGATTCCTGCTCGGATTCGCATTTTTCTCAG GTATGGGCATGGGACCTCTGCTGGAAATGGCGATCGACATTAACCCGGCGATTGTGGTGACCGCCCTTGTGAGCACAGCGCTGATCTTCGTCTCATTCAGCATTGCTTCGCTGACGGCCGAGCGTGGCAGGTGGCTGTTTCTGGGCGGCTCGCTCATGACATTGCTCACCGGTCTGCTCGTCCTCTCGCTCGCCAACATCTTCTTCGGCTCTCAGCTTATCTTCAAG GCTTACCTCTACCTAGGACTTTTGATAATGTGTGGATTTGTGCTGTACGACACccagctgataattgagaagcGTCGCGCTGGAGACCGCGACTTCGTCGCTCACTCTGTCGATCTGTTCGTTGACCTCATTGGCATCTTCAGGAGGATTGTCATCATCTTGTCCGAAAAG gAGAGACAGTCGAAGAGGAGGAACAACGATTGA
- the LOC111051492 gene encoding DNA primase small subunit, translating into MSDYDPGQLPDLLPIYYKRLFPFELFCKWLDYGGVKNGYFRNREFSFTLPEDIVVRYQSFINASEFEEEIKRRCPHKIDIGAVFNTSPKSYRHVTLLVPEEKELVFDIDMTDYDEVRSCCQGADVCAKCWRFMAIAVQVLDVALRDDFGWQHLLWVFSGRRGVHCWVCDASARTMDQKQRSAVAEYLQVVIGGESQGKKVNLPGDRLHPSIARAVEIIEAQFETLVEEQDFFGNEAKVQSLLAAVRDDTLCSEIKKALDNCPATSKNRWKEVLGVISYQKSRGQLKWRTKNIKEELILQYAYPRLDINVSKGLNHLLKAPFCVHPKTGKICIPFNPKVVNNFSLSAVPTISSLINEIQAYDEKQDSVLNNEARQKMKDFKKTSMNKNITVFSEFLRKLEDTWRGKMIEISDEKMEF; encoded by the exons ATGTCGGACTACGATCCAGGTCAACTACCCGATTTGCTGCCTATCTATTATAAGAGGCTATTTCCTTTTGAATTGTTCTGCAAATGGCTTGACTATGGAGGAG TAAAGAACGGTTATTTCCGCAATAGAGAATTCTCATTCACACTGCCTGAGGATATAGTTGTACGGTACCAGTCATTCATTAATGCAAGTGAGTTCgaagaagaaataaagagaCGCTGTCCTCACAAAATAGATATTGGAGCCGTGTTTAATACAAG CCCGAAGAGCTATCGTCACGTGACACTGCTGGTGCCCGAAGAAAAGGAGTTGGTTTTTGACATTGACATGACCGACTACGACGAGGTGCGCAGCTGCTGCCAGGGGGCCGACGTATGCGCCAAGTGCTGGCGGTTCATGGCCATAGCTGTGCAAGTCCTAGATGTCGCACTGCGCGACGATTTCGGATGGCAGCATCTCTTGTGG GTGTTCTCAGGCCGGCGAGGTGTGCATTGCTGGGTGTGCGATGCTTCAGCAAGAACGATGGACCAGAAGCAGCGGTCGGCCGTGGCTGAGTACCTGCAGGTGGTCATTGGCGGCGAGAGTCAGGGCAAGAAGGTCAATCTGCCCGGCGATCGGCTGCATCCTTCCATCGC CCGAGCTGTGGAGATAATTGAAGCCCAGTTCGAGACCCTGGTTGAAGAACAGGACTTTTTCGGCAATGAGGCCAAAGTGCAAAGCCTCCTGGCTGCCGTCAGGGATGACACCCTTTGCAGCGAAATCAAAAAGGCTTTGGATAATTGTCCAGCCACCTCGAAGAACAGATGGAAGGAAGTGTTGGGAGTTATCTCCTACCAGAAATCAAGA GGTCAATTGAAATGGAGAACCAAAAACATAAAGGAAGAGCTGATCCTGCAGTATGCCTATCCCCGACTGGATATAAATGTCAGCAAAGGCTTGAACCATTTGCTCAAAGCTCCGTTCTGCGTTCATCCGAAAACTGGCAAAATTTGCATTCCTTTCAACCCCAAAGTCGTCAACAACTTCAGCTTGTCTGCTGTTCCTACCATAAG TTCTCTAATAAACGAAATTCAAGCATATGATGAGAAACAGGACTCAGTTTTGAACAACGAAGCAAGGCAGAAAATGAAAGATTTCAAGAAGACAAGCATGAACAAGAACATAACAGTCTTCAGTGAATTCCTACGTAAGCTTGAGGACACATGGAGAGGAAAAATGATCGAAATCAGTG ATGAGAAAATGGAATTCTAA